ATTAGATTTATTACAAGGTTGTGCGGCGGTGTATTGTCAAGCGGTGGGTGGATCGGCGATTCGGCAATTATTGGCGCGTGAAATTCAACCGATTAAAGTCAGTGAAAACAGCGATATTAGCGAATTATTAAGCGCGTTACAATCAGAATTGCGTAACGGCCCGACTGCGTGGCTGGCCAAAGCGGTACAGCGGCAAAAAAAGGAAGATGATTCCCGTTTTGATGATATGGCCGCCGAAGGTTGGCGAGAATAAGTTTTTTATTGTCAGGTTTAAATAACTGCGCTATTTTTACATTTAAGGAGATATGATTTCGATGAGTCAATTAACCCTAGCCATTGAAGAAAATGATCCGTTATTAGACAGCGATATTTCTAAAGAAATGTTGCGACAAATGCGGGCATTAGATGCTTATGGTATGTATGAGAAATGGACACCGGCGCGCATTTTATCGCCTTTGATTTTAACCAAAGAGCGTAAAGCGGAAATTCCTGTGATTGGTGATCCTGATGAAGTGACCATGTCGCGGGTTAAAGCTTATTATAATGCTTTGTCATTTTTAATTGAGAAACAAGTGGGATTGATGGCCATTCCGATGGTGAATTTAACCCACGAAGGTTTCGGGCGTGTGGTGATTACAGTGGGTAAATTGGTGGTGGTGGATAAAAATTTGCGTGACGTGCATCGTTTTGGTTTTAAAACTTTTGAACAGATGAACGAAGAAGCCAACAAAATCGTCAATCAAGCCGTCGCCTTAGTGAAACAATATGAAGCGGTCGCCCAATTATAATGGCTTAATATTTAAGCGCAAATATTGGCATAAATGGGTGTAATGGGCTTATTTGGAGCGTGAACCATGAGCGATAATGATGAGGTTTTAAAAACCTTAAAAAAAGAAGCCGCAAAGAAAAAACGAATTGCCAGTGAATGGGCTTCTCAACTGCATGATTTAGTAGAAGATCGTTTGCCTGCGGGCTATGAAGATTTGCCGTCTATCGCAGAACAAACTTATCAAGCCTGCAAAGAATGGGCTGAAGCAGAAGCCGCTTATCAAAGCGCGCAAAACGGGTAAAGTTACATTAATTGTCTTTAGTTATGGCAGAGTCCGTTTTATTTTTTCTCGTGAATAATTAGGCAGAGAAATAAAGCTGGATTATTTTTAAATCAGTAAGATTGAGGAGATGACGATGTCAAATATTACTGGCATGACCCGTGGTGGCGCGGTGTGGGAGCCGCAATTTGTGGTGGCTTTGAATCAGGCGACGTGTATTGGTTGTGGTCGTTGTTACAAAGTGTGTCCGCGTAATGTATTTGAATTGGTGGATCGAGCGGATTTAGATTTAGAAGAGATTGAAATGGAAGACGAAGACGACGACAACATGATGGTGATGACCATTGCCAATGCGTTGGATTGTATTGGTTGTCAGGCGTGTTCTAAGGTGTGTCCGAAAAAGTGCCACAGTCATGAAGCACAATCTTTGGCGGCGTAATCGCGTCATTTTTCTGATCTTTAGACTCAAAACGATGTTCCCGTCCCAACACTCTCCATTGGGACGAGGACATTTTGCCTGTTTAGATATTCGGTCAATTCTGATCTGATTCAAAGTCCTTTCCTATTTTTTAACGGCAATCTCTGAACCTCATGATGTCCCAACGCGTAGAAGATACTTTAGAAAAACACATCAACCAAGCCCGAATGCGCGGTGAAGCCATTTGTGCGGCGATGGAAGAGCAGTTGTTTCATCTTGGTTTTGCCCAAGCCAGTGATTTAGCCAAATCATTTTCACAAGCGCATTTTGAATTGAGTCGTGATCCTTATGATGGGCGCGACAGTTTAAAAGGCGTTTGGAGTAATGCAAAAGGACACGAAGTGGGCAGTATTCTTTTTTATCCTGATGGGGCTTTTTACGCTGAATACGATGTAGTGCTTCCCCATCCCAAGAAACGCCAATGGTTTGTTGAAGCCGTCACCGCGTGGGGACGCGGCGATCAGATTAAGACAGAAGCGCGTTTGTTGCCGGTTTTGGGGTGATTGGGGGGATTTTAGACAGTGCTGTTATTAAGATTTGTAACCAAAGAACTAAAGGCATCGAATTTGTGCAGCGGCGAGAGGTGAAGAAATGCGTTTTCAACCAGATACGCAATGGGTAAAATTCTTTGAAGAAATAACCGTTTCCATCTCTTTAGAAGCCGCTCATTAACCGCTCACAACTGACTCATTTCTCAGTTTCTCAAGCAACCTCTCCCCAATCCCTTTGTCTTGGCAACGACAAAAACGATAATGGATGTTTTTCCAATTCCCACAATTGGGACGGTAAGTCACTCCACGGCGCGGCCGTCCATTTCTGCATTCCTCCGTGTTGGTTCATTGATTTAGATTTTACCACCTCTTCCGACGAAAAGCCGCGGCTGTGTATGAACCTTGCAGGATTCATTCACCGATTATCCCTGATGTCAGCGAATTTGTTATAAAATGTCTTGTGCTGATTTTTGTGATAAGCCCTCTTTTTTTCCAAGTCAATCCCCAGTGAACCAACAACACAACGATGAGGCGAATTCTCCCCTTTTGTACAGCGAATCCACGCTGTTACAACACCTGATGAATTCTACTTCTGACTTCATTTTTTATAAAAATAATCAAGGCCGTTATGTGGCTTGTAATCGTGCGTTTGAGCAGTTTACAGGAAAAACCGCGGCTGAATTATTTTTGCGTACCGATCAAGAATTATTTACCGATGATAAAATGGAGTTGTTCAGCTATGGCGACCAGATGCTATTTCACACAGGATTAGCGCAGATTTATACCCGTTGCGTTATAGACAATAAACAGGAGATTAAATGTTTAGAAATTGTTAAAACACCCATTATTGAACACGAACAATTACAAGGTTTAATTGCCGTGGCGCGCCGTGTCACTGCCCATGATTGTACAGAAACTGCTTTGCGTTATTCGCAAATCATGTTGAGTTTAATTATGGATAATATTCCGCAGGCGATTTTTTGGCAAAGTCAAGAAGGGATTTTTTTAGGTTGCAATCGTAATTTTATCCAATTTATTGGCGTAGATTCCGCGCAAAAAATCATCGGCAAAAAAGAGAGTGAATTGCGTTTAATCTATCCGTCATTAATTCCCTTTTTAGAGGCGTTATCAAAAAACCTAATAAATACTTCGGTTCAGACACCGCGTCAAGTGATAACGGTTGTGCATCCTGTCCATCATCAAGCCTGTTGGTTAGAATTAAGTGATGTTCAACTCATCAATAAAGAAAATCAAGAATTAGTGCGGTTAATTTGTTTTGAAGATATAACGGCACGCCGTCATTCTGAAGAACGCTTGCGCCATATTTCTAAAGCCTTAGAAAATAACACCGAAGCAGTATTAATTACCGATGAGAAAACGCGAATTGTAGCCATTAATCGTGCCTTTAGCCACATTACAGGTTACACCGAAGCAGAAGCCTTAAATCGCACGCCGCGAGAATTGGTTTTTTCAGGGAAACACGAGGCGGATTTTTATCAAAATATGTGGCGTTCCATTCAGAGCGTAGGTCATTGGGAAGGGGAAATATTAAATCGTCGTAAAAATGGCGAAATTTATCCCGAATGGCTGCATATTAGTGTGATTAAAGATGAACAAGAACAAAAAGTGACGCATTATTTAGCCATTTTCTCTGACATTACGCAACGTAAAAAAGCCGAAGCCCAATTAGAATATTTAGCCCATTATGATGAATTAACAGGATTACCGAATCGTTTATTTTTTCATGAATTATTATCACAATTAATTGAACGGCATCGCCTGACACAAATGATTTTGGGGGTGATGTTGGTGGATTTAGACCGTTTTAAAGATGTCAATGACACGTGGGGACATGACACGGGCGATGTGCTATTGCAAGCGGTAACAAAACGCTTAAAAGCCTGTTTGGGAGAAGGGCAATTAATCGCACGATTGGGGGGAGATGATTTTATTATTTGTTTAGAACATATTAGCCAATTAGAAACGGTGGCCACGCAAGCCCAAATGATTTTAGATGCGATGTTACCGCCATTTTTTCTTAATGATCATGAAGTTTTTGTCACCAGTAGCATTGGAATTGCGCTATTTCCCAGCGATGGTGAAGATGCCAATACTTTATTAAAAAATGCCGATGCCGCCATGTACAGTGCCAAAGCCACAGGAAAAAATACTTATGCCTTATTTACCCAACAAATGAACACCGAAGCACGGCGTAGAGTCACTTTAGAATCGCAATTACGTCATGCTTTAGAACGGGATGAATTTAAACTTTATTATCAGCCGCAAATGCACTTAATGAGCGGCATAATGACGGGGGCAGAAGTTTTAATTCGCTGGGAGCATCCAGAGCAAGGATTAATTCTCCCGCATTTATTTATTCCTTTAGCCGAAGAAACAGGATTAGTGTCACAAATTGGTGAATGGGTGTTATTTCATGCCTGTGAACAGCATCGTCAATGGTGTCGTCAAGGTTTGCCCATTTTACGTTTAGCGGTAAATTTATCTTCGCGGCAATTCCGAGATCAAAATTTCTTAGAAAGAATTTTTACTGTGATCGAAAACACCAAAATGGATCCAACTTTATTAGAATTGGAATTGACCGAAAGCATGTTAATGCAAGATGCAGCTTATGCCAATCGTTTATTGTGTGCATTAAAAGAAAATCATATTCAAATTGCGATTGACGATTTTGGCACGGGTTATTCTTCGTTAAGTTATTTAAAACGTTTTCCGATTCATCGCTTAAAAGTGGATCAATCTTTTATTCGAGAAATTCCCAGTAATAAAGATGATATGGCCATCACTCGCGCCATTGTGGCCTTAGCGCACAGTTTGCATTTACAAGTGACCGCTGAAGGCGTAGAAACGCGGGCGCAAATGGCTTTTTTAAAGAGTTTGAAATGTGAAGAAATTCAAGGTTATTTAATCAGCCGTCCGTTGCCCGCGGATCAATTTATTGCGTTTATACAACAGGAATAATTACAATTTTTTCATTTGTCCATTTAAACGCAAACTATTCATCACCACACTAATAGAACTGAATGACATCGCTAATGCGGCCGTAATGGGATGTAAAGTTTGCAAATAACTGGGCGCATCTTGAAACAACATTAAAACGCCCATAGCGACGGGAATTAAAATGATATTGTAGGCAAAAGCCCAGAACAAATTTTGTCGAATTGTGCGCAATGTCGCCCGACTTAAACGCAACGCCCGCAACAATCCCCGCGGATCAGAACCCACTAATGTCACACTGGCGGTTTCAATCGCCACATCCGCGCCCGTTCCCATTGCCACACCCACATCCGCTTGTGCCAAGGCAGGCGCGTCGTTAATGCCATCGCCCACCATCGCTACCACCAAACCTTGTTGTTGCAATTCTTTTACTTTCAATAACTTATCTTCAGGCAACACGTCAGCATACACTTCTTCTATGCCCACTGTTTTCGCAATACGATGTGCGGTGGCGGCATTGTCTCCCGTCATAAGTAACACGCGCAACGATGCCGCTTTCAAGGCCGTCACTGCTTCGGTCGCGCCGGGGCGTAACGTGTCTGACAAAATGAAGGCCGCAACGATGTTCCCGTCTATCGCCATCCATAATACCGTATAACCTTCTTGCTGCACTTGTTCCGCTTCGGCGATAAAAGCGGTCGCATTTTGTTGTTCTATATCAATCCCTTGTTGCTGCATCAAACGGCGATTGCCCAGTAAAACGGTCTGCTGATTCACCGTAGCCCGCACGCCATGCCCGGTCAACGCGGTAAAGTGGTCGATGTCATGTAATATTAACTGTTGTTCTTGTGCTGCTTGTACTATTGCCAGCGCGAGGGGATGTTCGGAGGCGTGTTCTACCGAAGCCGCATAACACAGTAAACGGGCGGGGGTATCGTGCCAATCGGGTGCGGGAATAATACGATGTAAAGTGGGACGGCCTTGAGTCAAAGTCCCTGTTTTATCTAATAAAATGGCTTGTACTTCTCCCATGCGCATCATGGCTTGACTGTGACGGAATAAAATCCCATGTCGTGCGCCATTCCCCATGCCCACCACTAAAGCCGTCGGAGTCGCCAAACCCAGCGCACACGGACACGCAATCACTAAAACCGCCACCAAACGCAAAGTGGCATCGCTGACACTGGCACCACTCAGCCACCACACCAGAAATGTGAAAACCGCAATCGTCACCACTATGGGAACAAAAACCGCAGAAATCCGATCCACCAAAGCCTGAATATCGGCCTTCGATCCCTGCGCTTCTTCCACCATACGAATAATACGCGCCAACGCACTGTCCCGTCCCACGTGGGTTGCACGGATTCGTAAGCGACCTTGTAGATTAAGCGTAGAACCAAAAACCCGATCCCCCACCTGTTTATCAACGGGTAAGCTTTCGCCGGTGAGGAGAGATTCATTCACGGCCGACTCACCTTGTATAACTTCACCATCAACAGGAATTTGTTGTCCCGGCCGCACGTGAATCACATCACCGGGCATCACTTCTGCTAAGGATAATTCTACAATTTGGCCATTTCGTTCAACTTCAGCGGTTTTAGCTTGTAGTCCAATTAATTGTTTTAAGGCCTGATTGGTGCGGCTTTTGGCGCGTAATTCTAATAATTTTCCCACTTTAATCAAGGTGATAATCGCGGCCGCAGTTTCAAAAAAAACATGCCCCTGATGTAAACCTAAGGTGATCGCCACGGAGTAAAAATACGCCACCGACGATCCCAACACGACTAAAACATCCATATTGGCCGCGCTATTTTTCAAACTGTGCCACGCGCCAATGTAATAATCGCGTCCTGTGTAAAACTGCACGGGAGTCGCCAAGGCCCAAAATAAAAAATTAACCCACGTCGCATGACTCCATTCCCCCAAAAGATGAAAGTCTCTCCCCATGCTCAGAATAAACAATGGTAAAGTAAAAATAATACCCACAATAAGCGCGAAATAATGTTGTTTTAAATGCTGAGTTAATGGGTCTGTTTGTGTCTCTACCGCTTGATCAATAACAACGCCATACCCAGCTTGTTTTAAGTGGTGAATTAATTCATCTGGATTAAATTGTTCAGCCACATATTCAATATAAGCTATTTCGGTGGCGAAATTAACCCGTGCCGCCACCACGCCATGCTCTTGTCGCAACAGACCTTCAACCGCCGCCGCACATCCCGCGCAACTCATGCCGGTGACTTGAAATTGTTGTTGCTGAACAGAAACTTGAAAGCCTGCTTGTTCAATGTGTTGGCGTAATTTTTCCCACGTCAGTGTGGCGGTGTTATAGCGTAAGGTGAGTTGTTCATTGCCGAAATTGACACTGGCCGATTGTACGCCGTCAAGTTGTTTTACGGTATTTTCTACCGTGATCGCGCATCCCGCACAGCTCATGCCGTGTATGGGTATCATTAATTGTTGTTCAGTTGCCATTTTATTGAAATGCTCCTGTAAAAAAAACACCGTTTATCTTGTAAAAAATACCATGTCTATGATGTGAACTTGAGTTTAATGATCTGACCATTTACATTTCTGCTTAATAATAGATTGATCATTTATTTCAAAAAACAATATCTTTGCATTAGGAGATTTATCATGTCCGAATTATCAGCCGTAAAACACAATCAATATGCACGACGCATTCGCCTATTACAACAACGTTTGGCATGGATGAGAACCCGCACGTTTGGCCCCTTAGTAAAACGCTCTTTTGATGTACTTGTTTCAGGTTTATTATTGCTTATTTTACTGATACCGGGGTTATTAACGATTTTAATTATCCGTTTAGATTCGTCGGGACCTGCCTTTTTTGCGCAAAAACGAGTGGGACGACATGGGCGATTGTTTTTGATGTGGAAATTTCGCTCCATGTGTATTGATGCAGAACAACGTTTAGCTACGTTAAAACAGCAAAATGAAATCGCGGATAATGTGAATTTTAAAATGAAACGAGACCCTAGAATTACGCGAGTGGGGGGATTTATTCGTAAGTTTTCAATTGATGAAATGCCACAATTGTGGAATGTGTTTATTGGGGATATGTCTTTGGTTGGGCCGCGTCCGCCATTGCCGCGAGAAGTCGCCCAATATACGCCTTACGAGCGGCAACGTTTAGCGGTAAAGCCTGGGATTACTTGCGTTTGGCAAGTGTCGGGACGTTCGGATATTCCTTTTAAACAACAAGTAGAAATGGATTTGCATTATATCGCTAATCAGTCGTTTTTTTACGATATTATCTTGTTATTAAAAACCATTCCTGCGGTGTTGAAAGCAAAAGGAGCTTATTAAGTATTAATCATAATGCTTACGTTCGGATCGACGACGGCCTGCACGTTGAACAATGACCCCGTGAATATCAGAAAATCCACTAATTTCTAAAGTGGGATAATTTGCATTAAGCGGTTTTAAATAATAACGGTCATTTTCAATGTGCAATTGTCGAAAGATATATTCGCCATTCATCTGCGCCAAGACATAAGCCCCTGAAACAGCTCTGCCATCAGGGTCAATAATAATAATATGTCCTTCTTCAAATTCAGGCGACATACTGTCACCTAATACACGCAATGCAAACGGTTCATTGCCACAACTGCCTTCACTCATGGCTTATTCTCCTTATTATTTAGCGGGTTATTTCGATCTTGACGTGGGCTGACTTTCTGCTACATTAGCAAAGAGTAAAATGCTAATTTTACCATGATCTAATGTTACACCAAACATAACAATAACACGCTATCAAGCGGGGGAGTCTCCCATGACAATCGCCACCCATTCCTTACCACGCGCCGCTCGTCGTCGCACGGCTGAACCCCTGCGCCCACCGTGGGCAGCCGATGATTTTTTACAAAAATGCGCCCATTGTGGTGATTGTGTGCGGGCATGTCCCGAAGGCGTATTGGAAAAAGATAAGCGCGGCCGTCCTTTTCTCAATCTGGAAGCAGGAACGTGTACTTTTTGTCAAGCCTGCGTGCGCGTATGCAGTACAGGCGCATTGTTCTCCGATGCAGAACAAGAACCGCGAGTGATTTCTTGAGTTGAAAGGCACTTAAAAAATGACACACTCCCATGCTGGCGCGTGGGAGCGAGAAGGACACTGACAAAAATGCTAA
The DNA window shown above is from Thioflexithrix psekupsensis and carries:
- a CDS encoding sugar transferase; protein product: MSELSAVKHNQYARRIRLLQQRLAWMRTRTFGPLVKRSFDVLVSGLLLLILLIPGLLTILIIRLDSSGPAFFAQKRVGRHGRLFLMWKFRSMCIDAEQRLATLKQQNEIADNVNFKMKRDPRITRVGGFIRKFSIDEMPQLWNVFIGDMSLVGPRPPLPREVAQYTPYERQRLAVKPGITCVWQVSGRSDIPFKQQVEMDLHYIANQSFFYDIILLLKTIPAVLKAKGAY
- the nifX gene encoding nitrogen fixation protein NifX; translated protein: MPLIQRRLKIVACDTKEFTMTDNIQVAFATTDMKQVNQHFGSSKSFAIYTVNEEQAILKEVAQFENLAQDGNEDKLVEKLDLLQGCAAVYCQAVGGSAIRQLLAREIQPIKVSENSDISELLSALQSELRNGPTAWLAKAVQRQKKEDDSRFDDMAAEGWRE
- a CDS encoding sensor domain-containing protein gives rise to the protein MNQQHNDEANSPLLYSESTLLQHLMNSTSDFIFYKNNQGRYVACNRAFEQFTGKTAAELFLRTDQELFTDDKMELFSYGDQMLFHTGLAQIYTRCVIDNKQEIKCLEIVKTPIIEHEQLQGLIAVARRVTAHDCTETALRYSQIMLSLIMDNIPQAIFWQSQEGIFLGCNRNFIQFIGVDSAQKIIGKKESELRLIYPSLIPFLEALSKNLINTSVQTPRQVITVVHPVHHQACWLELSDVQLINKENQELVRLICFEDITARRHSEERLRHISKALENNTEAVLITDEKTRIVAINRAFSHITGYTEAEALNRTPRELVFSGKHEADFYQNMWRSIQSVGHWEGEILNRRKNGEIYPEWLHISVIKDEQEQKVTHYLAIFSDITQRKKAEAQLEYLAHYDELTGLPNRLFFHELLSQLIERHRLTQMILGVMLVDLDRFKDVNDTWGHDTGDVLLQAVTKRLKACLGEGQLIARLGGDDFIICLEHISQLETVATQAQMILDAMLPPFFLNDHEVFVTSSIGIALFPSDGEDANTLLKNADAAMYSAKATGKNTYALFTQQMNTEARRRVTLESQLRHALERDEFKLYYQPQMHLMSGIMTGAEVLIRWEHPEQGLILPHLFIPLAEETGLVSQIGEWVLFHACEQHRQWCRQGLPILRLAVNLSSRQFRDQNFLERIFTVIENTKMDPTLLELELTESMLMQDAAYANRLLCALKENHIQIAIDDFGTGYSSLSYLKRFPIHRLKVDQSFIREIPSNKDDMAITRAIVALAHSLHLQVTAEGVETRAQMAFLKSLKCEEIQGYLISRPLPADQFIAFIQQE
- a CDS encoding S24 family peptidase; the protein is MSEGSCGNEPFALRVLGDSMSPEFEEGHIIIIDPDGRAVSGAYVLAQMNGEYIFRQLHIENDRYYLKPLNANYPTLEISGFSDIHGVIVQRAGRRRSERKHYD
- a CDS encoding 4Fe-4S dicluster domain-containing protein is translated as MTIATHSLPRAARRRTAEPLRPPWAADDFLQKCAHCGDCVRACPEGVLEKDKRGRPFLNLEAGTCTFCQACVRVCSTGALFSDAEQEPRVIS
- a CDS encoding CCE_0567 family metalloprotein, whose protein sequence is MSDNDEVLKTLKKEAAKKKRIASEWASQLHDLVEDRLPAGYEDLPSIAEQTYQACKEWAEAEAAYQSAQNG
- a CDS encoding heavy metal translocating P-type ATPase, producing the protein MATEQQLMIPIHGMSCAGCAITVENTVKQLDGVQSASVNFGNEQLTLRYNTATLTWEKLRQHIEQAGFQVSVQQQQFQVTGMSCAGCAAAVEGLLRQEHGVVAARVNFATEIAYIEYVAEQFNPDELIHHLKQAGYGVVIDQAVETQTDPLTQHLKQHYFALIVGIIFTLPLFILSMGRDFHLLGEWSHATWVNFLFWALATPVQFYTGRDYYIGAWHSLKNSAANMDVLVVLGSSVAYFYSVAITLGLHQGHVFFETAAAIITLIKVGKLLELRAKSRTNQALKQLIGLQAKTAEVERNGQIVELSLAEVMPGDVIHVRPGQQIPVDGEVIQGESAVNESLLTGESLPVDKQVGDRVFGSTLNLQGRLRIRATHVGRDSALARIIRMVEEAQGSKADIQALVDRISAVFVPIVVTIAVFTFLVWWLSGASVSDATLRLVAVLVIACPCALGLATPTALVVGMGNGARHGILFRHSQAMMRMGEVQAILLDKTGTLTQGRPTLHRIIPAPDWHDTPARLLCYAASVEHASEHPLALAIVQAAQEQQLILHDIDHFTALTGHGVRATVNQQTVLLGNRRLMQQQGIDIEQQNATAFIAEAEQVQQEGYTVLWMAIDGNIVAAFILSDTLRPGATEAVTALKAASLRVLLMTGDNAATAHRIAKTVGIEEVYADVLPEDKLLKVKELQQQGLVVAMVGDGINDAPALAQADVGVAMGTGADVAIETASVTLVGSDPRGLLRALRLSRATLRTIRQNLFWAFAYNIILIPVAMGVLMLFQDAPSYLQTLHPITAALAMSFSSISVVMNSLRLNGQMKKL
- a CDS encoding NifX-associated nitrogen fixation protein translates to MSQLTLAIEENDPLLDSDISKEMLRQMRALDAYGMYEKWTPARILSPLILTKERKAEIPVIGDPDEVTMSRVKAYYNALSFLIEKQVGLMAIPMVNLTHEGFGRVVITVGKLVVVDKNLRDVHRFGFKTFEQMNEEANKIVNQAVALVKQYEAVAQL
- the fdxB gene encoding ferredoxin III, nif-specific; translated protein: MSNITGMTRGGAVWEPQFVVALNQATCIGCGRCYKVCPRNVFELVDRADLDLEEIEMEDEDDDNMMVMTIANALDCIGCQACSKVCPKKCHSHEAQSLAA